One region of Mycolicibacterium rhodesiae NBB3 genomic DNA includes:
- a CDS encoding TetR/AcrR family transcriptional regulator: MRRGSRPRASGEPGVKVDARSERWREHRKKVRAEIVDAAFRAIDRLGPNVSVREIAEEAGTAKPKIYRHFADKSDMFSEIGQRMRDMLWAAIIPSVNVETDSAREIVGRGVEHYVELVEQHPNVVRFLLQGRFADQSAAAMTTVNKGSEITLAIAEMISTELEELAPEPEAFELAAFAIFGTAASATDWWLGADDDSPRRMPTDKFIAHMTTIMVGAVNGTAELLNIKIDPDEPINTAVRRQQPVA, encoded by the coding sequence GTGCGACGAGGGTCCAGACCACGTGCCAGTGGTGAGCCGGGTGTGAAAGTGGACGCCCGCAGCGAACGCTGGCGCGAGCATCGCAAGAAGGTGCGCGCGGAGATCGTCGACGCCGCATTCCGCGCGATCGACCGTCTCGGACCCAATGTCAGCGTCCGCGAGATCGCCGAAGAGGCAGGTACCGCCAAGCCCAAGATCTACCGGCACTTCGCCGACAAGTCCGACATGTTCTCCGAGATCGGTCAGCGGATGCGCGACATGTTGTGGGCAGCGATCATCCCGTCGGTCAACGTCGAGACCGACTCCGCGCGTGAAATCGTCGGACGCGGGGTCGAGCATTACGTGGAACTCGTCGAGCAGCATCCCAATGTGGTGCGGTTCCTGCTGCAGGGTCGGTTCGCCGACCAGTCGGCAGCGGCCATGACGACCGTCAACAAGGGCAGCGAAATCACACTTGCGATCGCCGAGATGATCAGCACCGAGCTCGAAGAGCTCGCGCCGGAGCCGGAGGCGTTCGAGCTGGCGGCCTTCGCGATCTTCGGCACCGCGGCATCGGCGACGGACTGGTGGCTGGGTGCCGACGACGACAGCCCACGGCGGATGCCGACCGACAAGTTCATCGCGCACATGACGACGATCATGGTGGGCGCCGTCAACGGCACCGCCGAACTGCTGAACATCAAGATCGACCCCGACGAGCCGATCAACACCGCTGTCCGCAGGCAGCAACCTGTCGCCTGA
- a CDS encoding serine/threonine-protein kinase PknH/PknJ, whose amino-acid sequence MPLRIGETFAGYRVLRLLGSGGMGEVYLVQHPRLPRQEALKVLRTDVSSDTSFRERFIREADLAAGLRHSNIVGVHDRGEYEGQLWIAMDYIEGADLSRLLKQRYPAGLPVGHVLPIISAVAGALDYAHKRGLLHRDVKPANIIVADLDTDDPSVLLADFGIARPLDDASGITTANMTVGTVAYAAPEQLMGLSLDGRADQYALAVTAYELLTGLLPFDHSNPVVIASHHLNASVPPLSRVRPELVDLDSVLAVALAKEPGDRFLTSTEFANALAGACAKGDAAEASSRPTLAASTAGTRLLSNAEERRSPLTPKKTSTDLPPSTTEINEPRLRWPVIASTLAMVALLAAVAVVLVVGPWHHDGTPDGTTGPPPPIAPSMTFEAMRDFVSGYYADLPAHPEAAWAKVTPDGRNETGHDNFVDFWSRIQSVTLVSISPRDATSVVARLDYVRKDGGTDTEDRWLRMAVVNNAIQLQESGRIGPASDPSSPVSDPTFSPENIDRVLLTADRLSNILGVDVTDSPSGGGAGGLALKSSSYGTSDHAGQVTPPSCVGVIFTGEHEVYGGIDHAGIKTQIFGDYYPSGDSGPYLLFQTAAVFPTADAAQAFVNTSRTQWVTCAAADVDVTLGYENGRRFTLGSVQSNDTLITVAMAAYGGLNGPDACQHALGARENVVVEARSCSVPKVSGPPGKGDPAWAVPDAERVATAMLENVTP is encoded by the coding sequence ATGCCGCTGAGGATTGGGGAGACCTTCGCCGGTTACAGAGTCCTGCGGCTGCTTGGGTCCGGCGGGATGGGCGAGGTTTATCTCGTGCAACATCCTCGTCTGCCTCGCCAGGAGGCGCTCAAGGTTCTGCGCACCGACGTCTCCAGCGACACGTCGTTCAGGGAGCGGTTCATCCGCGAGGCTGATCTAGCAGCAGGCTTACGGCATTCGAACATCGTCGGTGTCCATGACCGAGGCGAATACGAGGGTCAGCTGTGGATTGCGATGGACTACATCGAGGGGGCCGACCTTAGTCGATTGCTGAAGCAGAGATACCCGGCGGGGTTACCTGTCGGCCACGTTCTGCCGATCATTTCTGCTGTGGCCGGTGCTCTGGATTATGCACATAAGAGAGGTTTGCTGCACCGAGATGTCAAGCCCGCCAACATCATTGTGGCTGACCTTGATACCGATGACCCCAGCGTGTTGCTCGCCGACTTCGGTATTGCTCGCCCGCTCGATGACGCTAGCGGCATCACCACGGCCAACATGACTGTCGGCACGGTCGCTTACGCCGCCCCCGAACAGCTGATGGGCCTGTCGCTTGATGGCCGTGCTGATCAATATGCCCTTGCGGTGACGGCGTATGAGCTTCTGACCGGCTTGCTTCCGTTCGACCACTCAAATCCCGTCGTGATCGCCAGCCACCATCTCAACGCCAGTGTTCCGCCGCTGTCCCGCGTGAGGCCAGAACTCGTTGACCTCGATTCTGTTCTCGCAGTTGCGCTCGCGAAAGAGCCTGGCGACCGCTTCTTAACAAGCACCGAATTCGCGAATGCCTTAGCCGGAGCGTGCGCAAAAGGCGATGCGGCCGAAGCATCTTCGCGACCCACGTTGGCAGCATCCACCGCCGGGACGCGTCTTCTTTCCAATGCGGAGGAGCGCCGCTCGCCGCTCACCCCCAAAAAAACGTCAACGGACCTGCCTCCAAGCACAACAGAAATTAACGAGCCAAGGCTGCGTTGGCCTGTCATCGCCAGCACTTTGGCCATGGTCGCACTGCTCGCCGCTGTCGCCGTTGTACTAGTCGTTGGGCCGTGGCATCACGATGGGACCCCGGACGGAACCACCGGCCCGCCCCCGCCAATCGCGCCATCGATGACCTTCGAGGCGATGCGCGACTTTGTCAGCGGCTACTACGCCGATCTCCCTGCACACCCCGAAGCGGCCTGGGCGAAGGTCACACCGGATGGCCGAAACGAGACCGGGCATGACAATTTCGTAGACTTTTGGTCCAGAATCCAATCCGTCACGTTGGTTTCAATCAGTCCACGAGACGCCACGAGCGTCGTTGCGCGGCTTGACTACGTTCGGAAAGACGGCGGGACCGACACCGAAGATCGCTGGTTGAGAATGGCTGTCGTGAATAACGCGATCCAGCTTCAGGAGTCTGGACGAATCGGTCCGGCGAGCGATCCGTCGTCGCCCGTCTCCGATCCCACGTTCTCACCGGAGAACATTGATCGCGTGCTGCTGACCGCCGATCGACTGAGCAACATTCTGGGCGTGGATGTAACCGACAGCCCGTCTGGCGGCGGCGCTGGTGGCCTAGCCCTCAAGTCCTCGTCGTATGGAACTTCTGATCATGCGGGGCAGGTCACGCCCCCGTCCTGTGTGGGTGTCATCTTTACCGGCGAGCACGAGGTCTACGGTGGGATCGATCACGCCGGAATCAAGACCCAGATTTTCGGGGACTACTACCCTTCAGGGGACAGTGGGCCGTACTTGTTGTTTCAAACCGCAGCTGTCTTTCCAACCGCCGACGCAGCTCAAGCCTTTGTGAATACGTCACGGACACAGTGGGTGACGTGTGCTGCTGCAGATGTCGACGTCACTCTTGGCTATGAAAATGGGCGTCGCTTCACACTCGGCAGTGTCCAGAGCAACGACACTCTGATCACCGTTGCGATGGCGGCCTACGGCGGCTTGAACGGCCCAGACGCTTGTCAGCACGCGCTGGGCGCGCGCGAAAACGTTGTCGTCGAAGCCCGCTCCTGTAGCGTGCCCAAAGTGAGCGGTCCACCCGGCAAGGGCGATCCTGCCTGGGCGGTCCCGGACGCTGAACGAGTAGCCACGGCCATGCTCGAAAACGTCACTCCGTGA
- a CDS encoding flavin-containing monooxygenase: protein MTVAEHTEDATAAKPVHTRALIIGSGFSGLGMAIALQQQNVDFLILEKADDIGGTWRDNTYPGCACDIPSHMYSFSFEPKPDWTHMWSFQPEIQEYLQGVTNKYGLRRYIHFNSHVDRAHWDDDEMRWHAFTKDGREFVAQFLISGAGGLHIPLIPAFEGLDEFEGAIFHSAQWDHSVDLSGKRVAVIGTGASAIQIVPEIVKDVGALQLYQRTPAWVMPRPNNPIPRWMRQVFTYVPGTRAAMRAGIYWIHEGVGFAMTKQPRLLKLGELMGKANIRRSVKDRELRKKLTPNYRAGCKRILNSDTYYKGIADPKTEVITDGIARFTKTGIVASDGTEREVDVVVSATGFHVTDSYTYVDIKGPRGEDLVDRWNREGIAALRGITIADMPNLFFLLGPNTALGHNSVVFMIESQIRYAAHAIAAVDKKGAQALAPTRAAQDAYNDELQHDLAGTVWNTGGCRSWYMDEHGVNRTLWSGMTWQYWLATRRFDTSEYEFLDAPALSPAVR from the coding sequence ATGACGGTTGCCGAGCACACCGAGGACGCTACGGCCGCGAAGCCGGTACACACGCGCGCGCTGATCATTGGCTCGGGATTCTCCGGCCTGGGCATGGCGATCGCGCTGCAGCAGCAGAACGTGGACTTCCTGATTCTGGAGAAGGCCGACGACATCGGCGGCACCTGGCGCGACAACACCTATCCGGGCTGCGCGTGCGACATTCCGTCGCACATGTATTCCTTCTCGTTCGAGCCCAAGCCCGACTGGACGCACATGTGGTCGTTCCAACCGGAAATCCAGGAGTACCTGCAGGGCGTGACGAACAAGTACGGGCTGCGGCGCTACATCCACTTCAACTCCCACGTCGACCGCGCGCACTGGGATGACGACGAAATGCGTTGGCACGCTTTCACAAAGGACGGGCGCGAGTTCGTCGCGCAGTTCCTCATCTCTGGCGCCGGGGGACTGCACATCCCGCTGATCCCGGCCTTCGAGGGGCTCGACGAGTTCGAGGGTGCGATCTTTCACTCCGCGCAGTGGGACCACAGCGTGGATCTGAGCGGTAAGCGCGTCGCCGTCATCGGAACGGGTGCCAGCGCCATTCAGATCGTGCCCGAGATCGTGAAGGATGTTGGGGCGCTTCAGCTTTACCAGCGCACACCGGCGTGGGTGATGCCGCGACCCAACAATCCGATCCCGCGGTGGATGCGGCAGGTGTTCACCTACGTGCCGGGCACGCGGGCGGCGATGCGCGCCGGGATCTACTGGATTCACGAGGGCGTCGGCTTCGCGATGACCAAGCAGCCGCGCCTGCTCAAGCTCGGTGAACTGATGGGCAAGGCCAACATTCGGCGGTCGGTCAAGGACCGCGAGCTACGCAAGAAGCTGACCCCGAATTACCGGGCCGGATGCAAGCGCATTCTGAATTCAGACACCTATTACAAGGGCATCGCCGACCCGAAGACGGAAGTCATCACCGACGGCATCGCCCGGTTCACGAAGACCGGCATCGTCGCGAGCGACGGCACCGAACGTGAGGTCGATGTCGTGGTATCCGCCACCGGGTTTCACGTGACCGACTCCTACACCTATGTCGACATCAAGGGTCCGCGCGGTGAAGACCTCGTCGATCGGTGGAACCGCGAAGGAATCGCCGCGCTGCGCGGCATCACGATCGCCGACATGCCGAATCTGTTCTTCCTGCTCGGGCCGAACACCGCCCTCGGGCACAACTCGGTGGTGTTCATGATCGAGTCGCAGATCCGCTATGCGGCGCACGCCATCGCGGCCGTCGACAAGAAAGGCGCCCAGGCGCTGGCTCCGACGCGGGCCGCGCAGGACGCCTACAACGACGAGTTGCAGCACGATCTGGCCGGCACGGTCTGGAACACCGGCGGGTGCCGCAGCTGGTACATGGACGAACACGGCGTCAACCGCACGCTGTGGAGCGGGATGACGTGGCAGTACTGGTTGGCCACCCGCCGTTTCGACACCTCTGAGTACGAATTTCTGGACGCGCCGGCGCTCTCGCCTGCTGTGCGCTGA
- a CDS encoding sugar transferase has product MTAHADPERGSESSPPTGTPRRYASIDFARSRTGSVALTITLDVAALAVSVVAPDFWETSHLAGPANQLTWLFVPLALSLFAREGLYQRNLTRDFLDEAYPIVSSIAIASFALLGLLLLAGLSHPGYHVVLTGLCAAILVQVVRLARNFVQRHLRRAHISASPTLVVGDTEMVDHVISHMYALPEYGLRPTGILAAKPPDPSATSSTHPPVPYLGSPTRFGVVARAMGIEEVVITEADSSDEELVDLIAKAHRHDIRVWVVPRLHDAVGKRARIDHLGGLPMLVLPPVNPAGWQFAMKYAMDRVVSAVLLLLISPLFLTLALLVRLSSPGPVFFRQKRVGRDGKPFDCLKFRSMRPPSTSDTAFELKAGAAPGGVEGVDRRTRVGALMRALSLDELPQLINVLRGDMSLVGPRPERPEFVEFFEIHIHRYGQRHRVKAGLTGWAQVHGLRGQTSIADRAEWDNYYIENWSFWLDIKILLLTVLAVLKRAE; this is encoded by the coding sequence ATGACCGCTCATGCTGATCCGGAACGCGGCAGCGAGTCCTCGCCCCCCACCGGGACGCCGCGGCGGTACGCCTCCATCGACTTCGCACGCAGCAGAACCGGAAGTGTCGCGCTCACAATCACTCTCGACGTGGCGGCGCTGGCCGTCTCGGTGGTCGCGCCCGATTTCTGGGAAACGAGTCACTTGGCCGGTCCTGCCAATCAGTTGACGTGGCTGTTCGTCCCGCTGGCGCTCAGTCTGTTTGCCCGCGAGGGGTTGTATCAGCGCAACCTGACCCGCGACTTTCTCGATGAGGCATATCCAATCGTCAGCTCCATCGCGATCGCGTCGTTCGCCTTGCTGGGCCTACTTCTCCTGGCCGGCCTCTCGCATCCGGGCTACCACGTGGTGTTGACCGGGCTGTGCGCCGCAATCCTGGTACAAGTCGTCCGACTCGCCCGCAATTTTGTTCAGCGCCATCTCCGCCGAGCTCACATTTCGGCCTCGCCGACACTGGTCGTCGGGGACACCGAGATGGTCGACCATGTGATCTCCCACATGTACGCCCTGCCCGAATACGGACTACGTCCGACCGGCATTCTGGCCGCCAAGCCGCCGGACCCGTCCGCCACGTCTTCTACACACCCACCCGTTCCCTACCTTGGCTCCCCTACGCGGTTCGGTGTGGTCGCGCGGGCGATGGGTATCGAAGAGGTCGTCATCACCGAGGCCGACAGCAGCGACGAGGAGCTGGTCGACCTGATCGCAAAGGCGCATCGTCACGACATCCGGGTGTGGGTTGTGCCGCGGTTACATGACGCCGTCGGCAAACGAGCACGGATCGATCACCTCGGCGGTCTACCCATGCTGGTGCTTCCCCCGGTCAACCCGGCAGGATGGCAATTCGCGATGAAGTACGCGATGGACCGCGTCGTCTCCGCCGTGCTGCTGTTGCTCATCTCGCCGTTGTTCCTCACCTTGGCGCTGCTGGTACGGCTCAGTTCGCCGGGTCCGGTCTTCTTCCGCCAGAAGCGAGTTGGGCGTGATGGCAAACCCTTCGACTGCCTGAAGTTCCGGTCGATGCGCCCGCCCAGCACCTCCGACACCGCGTTCGAGCTGAAGGCGGGTGCGGCGCCCGGCGGCGTGGAGGGCGTCGATCGGCGCACCCGGGTGGGAGCGCTGATGCGCGCGCTGTCGCTGGACGAATTGCCTCAGCTCATCAACGTTCTTCGCGGCGACATGAGCCTCGTCGGTCCACGGCCTGAAAGACCGGAATTCGTCGAGTTCTTTGAGATACACATCCACCGTTACGGCCAACGGCATCGGGTCAAGGCGGGCCTGACCGGTTGGGCGCAGGTGCACGGCCTGCGCGGACAGACCTCGATCGCCGACCGCGCGGAATGGGACAATTACTACATCGAGAACTGGTCGTTCTGGCTGGACATCAAGATCCTGCTGCTAACCGTCCTCGCGGTGCTCAAGCGCGCGGAGTGA
- a CDS encoding cutinase family protein, translating to MKSRPLISHVCTLAAAAVLAAIFLMTPAMSLTAAPLIPVASAACPDAEVVFARGRQEPPGVGQIGDALVAALRSKTPMSVGVYGVNYPADLDAATGARDIGAHVRSMASSCPNTRIVIGGYSLGATAADLFARANSLPADINQHVAAIALFGNGGKRLGPAPAYAGRMIDQCADGDPICGRGFNWDSHLQPSYLGSGLVDQAAGFIAGKL from the coding sequence ATGAAGTCCAGGCCATTGATTTCGCATGTCTGCACCCTGGCGGCGGCCGCCGTGCTCGCCGCGATTTTCCTGATGACCCCGGCAATGTCATTGACGGCGGCGCCCCTGATCCCGGTGGCATCGGCAGCTTGTCCCGATGCTGAAGTGGTGTTCGCTCGCGGCCGACAGGAACCACCCGGCGTCGGTCAGATCGGCGATGCTCTCGTTGCCGCATTGCGCTCGAAAACGCCGATGTCGGTCGGCGTCTATGGCGTGAACTATCCTGCCGACCTGGACGCCGCGACCGGCGCCAGAGATATCGGCGCCCACGTGCGGTCCATGGCGAGCAGCTGCCCGAACACCCGCATCGTGATCGGTGGCTATTCGCTCGGCGCCACGGCGGCTGACCTCTTTGCCAGGGCGAACTCGCTTCCAGCGGATATCAACCAGCATGTTGCCGCCATCGCGCTGTTCGGCAACGGCGGCAAGCGACTCGGTCCGGCCCCCGCCTACGCGGGCAGGATGATCGACCAGTGCGCCGACGGTGACCCCATCTGTGGGCGAGGTTTCAACTGGGATTCGCACCTGCAGCCGTCATACCTCGGCTCAGGACTGGTGGACCAAGCCGCCGGCTTCATCGCCGGCAAGCTGTAG
- the nrdF gene encoding class 1b ribonucleoside-diphosphate reductase subunit beta, with the protein MKLIDRVSAINWNRVQDEKDAEVWDRLTGNFWLPEKVPVSNDIPSWGTLNDHEKQLTMRVFTGLTLLDTIQGTVGAVSLIPDALTPHEEAVYTNIAFMESVHARSYSNIFSTLCSTSEIDDAFRWSEENPNLQRKAEIVMRYYKGDEPLKRKVASTLLESFLFYSGFYLPMYWSSRAKLTNTADMIRLIIRDEAVHGYYIGYKYQRGLAATDAATQAELKDYTYELLFELYDNEVEYTQDLYDEVGLTEDVKKFLRYNANKALMNLGYEALFPRDETDVNPAILSALSPNADENHDFFSGSGSSYVIGKAVNTEDEDWDF; encoded by the coding sequence ATGAAACTGATCGACCGTGTCTCGGCCATCAACTGGAACCGCGTGCAGGACGAGAAGGACGCCGAGGTCTGGGACCGGTTGACCGGAAACTTCTGGTTGCCGGAGAAGGTGCCGGTGTCCAACGACATCCCGTCCTGGGGCACGCTCAACGACCACGAGAAGCAGTTGACGATGCGGGTCTTCACCGGCTTGACGCTGCTGGACACGATCCAGGGCACGGTCGGCGCCGTGAGCCTCATCCCCGATGCGCTGACCCCGCATGAGGAAGCCGTCTACACCAACATCGCGTTCATGGAGTCGGTGCACGCGCGCAGCTACTCCAACATCTTCTCGACGCTGTGCTCGACCTCCGAGATCGACGATGCGTTTCGCTGGTCGGAGGAGAACCCCAACCTGCAGCGCAAGGCCGAGATCGTGATGCGGTACTACAAGGGTGACGAGCCGCTGAAGCGCAAGGTCGCCTCCACGCTGCTGGAGAGCTTCCTCTTCTACTCGGGCTTCTACCTGCCCATGTACTGGTCCAGTCGGGCCAAGCTGACCAACACCGCCGACATGATCCGGCTGATCATTCGCGACGAGGCCGTGCACGGCTACTACATCGGCTATAAGTACCAGCGCGGGCTGGCCGCCACCGACGCCGCCACGCAGGCCGAGCTCAAGGACTACACCTACGAGTTGCTCTTCGAGCTCTACGACAACGAGGTGGAGTACACGCAGGACCTCTACGACGAGGTGGGCCTGACCGAGGACGTCAAGAAGTTCCTGCGCTACAACGCCAACAAGGCGCTGATGAACCTCGGCTACGAAGCGTTGTTCCCGCGCGACGAGACCGACGTCAATCCGGCGATCCTGTCCGCCTTGTCACCGAATGCCGACGAGAACCACGACTTCTTCTCCGGCTCGGGGTCGTCGTATGTCATCGGCAAGGCCGTCAACACCGAAGACGAGGACTGGGACTTCTAG
- a CDS encoding EcsC family protein, with amino-acid sequence MKDKGRDWYGKALKAPGAAKVKDGGAAALKATAEGAGKFMTRTGQLTTSEARVVKAYAKRGHLVEHLNDIRQLDLRAIDKTASFTRLHYAYSVSAAAEGAAAGLAVSGGQALAAAGAVAGAGAGSAPGLGTIAAAMGVDAAALLTACSRVIAHDALYYGYDPRDPAEEVFMMQVIGLGLAVTPSAKAVAYQQLAILTRSLATNMAWRQLNQQTFVKVMQKFAAQFGQKLTKKKLGQFVPIAGVGIGAALNWKMVDDVANAAYWAYRERFLYEKGGDLEPIIVDVDDTANQDDAEPSIDVIGILESEGIVVVDEKDSPLLDDEDTN; translated from the coding sequence GTGAAGGATAAGGGCCGCGACTGGTATGGCAAGGCGCTCAAGGCACCTGGGGCAGCCAAGGTCAAAGACGGCGGAGCAGCCGCACTAAAGGCGACCGCCGAGGGAGCGGGCAAGTTCATGACCCGCACGGGTCAATTGACGACTTCAGAGGCCCGCGTCGTCAAGGCCTATGCCAAGAGAGGGCACTTGGTCGAGCACCTGAACGACATCCGCCAGCTGGACCTCCGGGCCATCGACAAAACCGCCTCCTTCACCCGGCTGCACTATGCCTACTCGGTTTCCGCCGCAGCAGAGGGAGCCGCCGCCGGTCTGGCAGTCAGTGGTGGCCAGGCACTCGCTGCAGCCGGTGCCGTAGCTGGAGCAGGTGCCGGTTCCGCGCCTGGACTCGGCACTATCGCGGCGGCGATGGGAGTCGACGCAGCGGCCCTCCTCACCGCGTGCAGCCGAGTCATTGCCCATGACGCCCTGTACTACGGCTACGATCCGCGTGACCCCGCTGAGGAAGTGTTCATGATGCAGGTCATCGGCCTTGGTCTTGCAGTGACGCCATCGGCCAAAGCTGTTGCCTACCAGCAGCTGGCGATCCTGACGCGCAGCCTCGCCACAAACATGGCTTGGCGGCAGCTCAACCAGCAGACCTTCGTCAAGGTCATGCAGAAGTTCGCCGCCCAGTTCGGACAGAAGCTCACCAAGAAAAAGCTCGGGCAGTTTGTCCCCATCGCAGGTGTCGGGATCGGTGCCGCCCTGAACTGGAAGATGGTCGACGACGTGGCCAATGCCGCCTACTGGGCCTACCGAGAGCGTTTCCTCTACGAGAAGGGGGGCGACCTGGAGCCGATCATCGTCGACGTAGACGACACCGCCAACCAAGACGACGCGGAACCATCGATAGATGTCATTGGCATCCTCGAATCCGAGGGCATCGTGGTCGTTGACGAAAAAGATTCGCCCTTGCTCGATGACGAGGACACCAATTAG
- a CDS encoding DUF3349 domain-containing protein — protein sequence MTATSLLHSILNWLRAGYPEGVPGPDRVPLLSLLRATPLTDDQVKEVVRNLTADGAPAAADGGFDEDEIAAFIKDVSHHDAGPENVARVAAKLAAAGWPLHHTAD from the coding sequence GTGACCGCGACCTCGCTGCTGCACTCGATCCTGAACTGGCTGCGCGCCGGCTACCCGGAGGGCGTTCCCGGACCGGACCGGGTTCCGCTGCTGTCGCTGCTTCGGGCCACTCCGCTGACCGACGACCAGGTCAAGGAAGTGGTCAGGAACCTCACGGCCGACGGCGCACCCGCAGCGGCTGACGGCGGATTCGACGAAGACGAGATCGCGGCCTTCATCAAGGACGTCAGCCATCATGACGCGGGCCCCGAAAATGTTGCGCGGGTCGCCGCAAAGTTGGCCGCCGCGGGGTGGCCACTGCACCACACCGCGGATTAG
- a CDS encoding GAF domain-containing protein, whose protein sequence is MLPMVPGFDEWMNLALAEEAARAGESVETYIGRAVASRMVVGRARRGDTDTQELLARVRSSNLDVPGPVVSSAADAVISNPDRLRALYDSGLLNTERAQSLDRIVAMVVAAVGVPSAAVTLVDRDTQYMCSAIGLAGAVAIARKGPLDGSLGREVVVSGRPLIIEDARQEPLLGDHLAVREGYVVAYAGFPLTDGQGQTIGALAAWDTRSRRWTSGHTQVMGDFVMMIRARIFGIALT, encoded by the coding sequence ATGCTGCCGATGGTTCCCGGTTTCGACGAGTGGATGAACCTCGCTCTGGCCGAGGAAGCTGCCAGAGCCGGCGAGTCCGTCGAGACATACATCGGCCGTGCGGTCGCTTCGCGAATGGTGGTCGGGCGGGCCCGCCGCGGTGACACCGATACGCAGGAACTGCTGGCGCGCGTCCGCTCGTCGAATCTTGACGTGCCAGGCCCCGTGGTGAGCAGCGCGGCCGATGCCGTCATCTCCAATCCGGACCGGCTCCGCGCGTTGTATGACAGTGGATTGCTCAATACCGAACGAGCACAGAGCCTGGACCGAATTGTGGCCATGGTGGTGGCGGCGGTGGGGGTGCCTTCCGCCGCCGTGACGCTGGTCGATCGTGACACCCAGTACATGTGTAGCGCCATCGGTCTCGCCGGCGCTGTGGCTATCGCCCGAAAGGGGCCCCTAGACGGTTCGCTCGGCCGTGAAGTAGTCGTTTCCGGCAGACCTTTGATCATCGAAGATGCCCGTCAGGAGCCGCTGCTTGGTGATCATCTCGCGGTACGGGAAGGTTACGTCGTCGCTTACGCAGGCTTCCCGTTGACCGACGGCCAGGGGCAAACCATCGGAGCGCTGGCCGCGTGGGACACCCGATCGCGACGATGGACGTCAGGACATACGCAGGTGATGGGCGATTTCGTCATGATGATCCGCGCGCGCATCTTCGGCATCGCTTTGACCTGA